A genomic stretch from Trichlorobacter lovleyi includes:
- a CDS encoding type II toxin-antitoxin system RelE/ParE family toxin, translating to MRVFKTKWFARFTRSEDIEDECLITAARNAESGLIDAVLGGGLIKQRIPRRGAGKSGGYRSIIACCIGDRYFFVYCFGKNDKDNLTAKETEEYKKFAGKILALTDSDISKAIQEGALTEVEYEK from the coding sequence ATGCGGGTTTTTAAGACCAAATGGTTTGCTCGTTTTACAAGGAGTGAGGATATTGAAGACGAATGTCTGATCACGGCCGCCAGGAATGCCGAAAGCGGCCTGATTGATGCCGTATTGGGCGGCGGACTTATAAAACAACGCATTCCACGAAGAGGGGCGGGGAAAAGTGGGGGCTATCGGTCAATCATAGCCTGCTGTATCGGTGACCGGTATTTTTTCGTGTATTGCTTCGGGAAAAACGACAAGGACAATCTGACAGCCAAAGAGACTGAGGAGTACAAAAAGTTTGCTGGAAAGATCCTGGCGTTAACAGATTCTGATATATCCAAAGCCATTCAAGAAGGGGCTTTGACGGAGGTTGAGTATGAAAAATAA
- a CDS encoding uracil-DNA glycosylase gives MDCSEKVVCEACGLSETRIQIVKGEGAYKKGGVVVIGEAPGGDEDEQGRPFVGAAGKILRRLMAEAGVDPSEVWITNIVKCRPPGNRRPTGKEKGLS, from the coding sequence ATGGATTGTAGCGAAAAAGTTGTCTGCGAGGCTTGTGGCCTGTCAGAAACTAGAATACAGATAGTGAAGGGCGAAGGGGCCTATAAAAAAGGTGGTGTCGTTGTTATTGGTGAGGCTCCGGGTGGTGATGAGGACGAACAGGGTAGGCCGTTTGTCGGTGCAGCCGGGAAAATTCTCCGGCGGTTGATGGCGGAAGCCGGAGTGGATCCCTCCGAGGTTTGGATAACGAACATTGTCAAATGCAGGCCACCAGGTAACCGCCGACCAACAGGAAAAGAAAAGGGGCTGTCCTAG
- a CDS encoding cysteine desulfurase family protein, which yields MAIYLDCNATTPVDPSVASVVMRFLEKDFGNAASPIHDYGVFALAAVEHARGQVAEVVKARRDEVIFTSGATESNNLAILGLAEEGIRSGRRHLITTAIEHKAVLEPYDEMVRLGFDVQILPVGADGRFDPQLLADALRPDTLLVSTMHVNNETGVLQPLTEVADIVSNHDTWWHVDAAQGFGKELEQLRHPRINLISISGHKIYGPKGIGALIARKHDRQFPPLRSLMFGGGQEQGLRPGTLPVPQIAGLGEAAKLAARNNCERTEKCREFREQAVAAFSALGAQQNGAEEYTLPHVLNISLPGINSDQAIKALKNVIAVSSTSACTSHTHTPSHVLAAMGLSPEKVEQSIRLSWCHMTPDVDWSEVENILRALRG from the coding sequence ATGGCTATCTATCTGGACTGCAACGCTACAACGCCGGTAGATCCGTCAGTAGCATCAGTGGTGATGCGATTTCTGGAAAAAGATTTCGGCAATGCTGCGAGCCCCATCCATGACTACGGTGTGTTTGCTCTGGCAGCTGTGGAACATGCACGGGGGCAGGTTGCCGAGGTAGTCAAAGCGCGCCGCGATGAAGTGATCTTTACCAGCGGTGCTACGGAGAGTAACAACCTTGCGATACTCGGACTCGCCGAGGAGGGAATACGGAGCGGTCGCCGTCATCTGATTACCACAGCAATAGAGCATAAGGCGGTGCTAGAGCCGTATGATGAGATGGTACGCTTGGGTTTTGATGTACAGATTCTGCCGGTAGGAGCCGATGGCCGTTTCGATCCGCAATTATTGGCGGATGCGCTTCGTCCGGACACGCTTCTGGTTTCAACCATGCACGTAAACAACGAGACCGGAGTACTGCAACCGCTGACGGAGGTTGCGGATATTGTATCGAACCATGACACCTGGTGGCATGTTGATGCCGCCCAGGGGTTCGGTAAGGAATTGGAGCAGCTCCGGCACCCACGAATAAACCTCATCTCCATAAGCGGTCACAAGATATATGGCCCCAAAGGCATCGGTGCTCTCATTGCCCGCAAGCATGACCGTCAGTTCCCACCGCTGCGCTCGCTCATGTTCGGTGGTGGACAGGAACAGGGACTTCGTCCTGGCACTCTGCCGGTTCCCCAGATTGCCGGTCTCGGGGAGGCGGCAAAGCTGGCAGCACGTAACAACTGCGAGCGAACAGAGAAATGCCGTGAATTTCGCGAACAGGCTGTGGCAGCGTTCTCGGCGCTTGGTGCGCAGCAGAACGGCGCAGAAGAATATACGTTGCCGCATGTGCTCAATATATCACTGCCGGGAATCAATTCGGATCAGGCAATCAAGGCGCTGAAGAATGTTATAGCCGTATCCAGCACTTCGGCATGCACCTCACATACTCACACGCCAAGCCATGTACTTGCAGCAATGGGGTTATCGCCTGAAAAAGTGGAGCAATCAATCCGCTTGTCGTGGTGTCACATGACCCCGGATGTTGACTGGTCTGAAGTGGAGAATATTCTCCGTGCTTTGCGCGGATAA
- a CDS encoding GSU3529 family protein, which translates to MSNIFRELEEVTVEQYDHYDLPKWLADPVLVVARSPELYQGKEYLVEILVAQVREYDIYAEAGCCKWAYDHEDIKRTLRWLEE; encoded by the coding sequence ATGAGCAACATATTCAGAGAACTGGAAGAAGTTACAGTAGAGCAGTATGACCACTATGATCTGCCGAAATGGCTAGCCGATCCAGTCCTTGTAGTGGCGAGAAGCCCTGAGCTTTATCAGGGGAAGGAGTATCTAGTCGAAATTCTAGTCGCCCAGGTTCGGGAGTATGACATCTATGCCGAAGCAGGCTGTTGTAAATGGGCCTATGATCATGAAGATATCAAGCGGACACTGCGCTGGCTGGAGGAATAG
- a CDS encoding GSU3529 family protein — protein MTIFEKLQSVTETAQNEQDLPNYLAERIFRLIENQDRFNARNSEMEDLVDKVTNYDTYGQTGYLGMGINSVILEKALNRLETICD, from the coding sequence ATGACAATATTTGAAAAACTGCAATCTGTTACTGAAACAGCACAAAATGAACAGGATCTGCCGAATTATCTGGCGGAACGTATATTTCGACTCATTGAAAACCAGGACAGATTCAATGCCAGAAACTCTGAAATGGAAGATCTGGTGGACAAAGTGACAAACTACGATACCTACGGCCAGACTGGGTATCTTGGCATGGGAATCAATAGTGTCATTCTGGAAAAGGCTTTGAATCGTCTGGAGACTATTTGTGATTAA
- a CDS encoding DnaB-like helicase C-terminal domain-containing protein translates to MTPKKDGNGIAEAGQRQPEGGPLAPMMKDVFKNLQAVYETKKNPGAAATGFRDLDLLTQGGVLPGELAVVAGYASSGKSSLVMNICLNMSIGEASQKTLFFQKNIPINAIMERLLASQARVDSGRLGCGYMIDTDWPRLQRSATDLYKSPMQIYGPHMKMYPQSITDVVDEVCEYLRDNDPPALIAVDSLQDFCSSESYSNETRHPAYTHAAHQLKKLALTYNVPVIVTSWTNSAADKRYNKRPSLQDLVGVAGNTADIADKIMFIHRESLFCEHCQAKDGSCTAYHERDAEIIVAKNSSGPTGSVMLNFIGEHFRFENQLHE, encoded by the coding sequence GTGACACCCAAAAAAGATGGAAATGGCATAGCTGAAGCTGGCCAGCGCCAGCCGGAAGGCGGACCACTGGCCCCGATGATGAAGGATGTATTTAAGAATCTGCAGGCAGTATACGAAACCAAGAAGAATCCTGGAGCAGCCGCTACCGGTTTCCGAGATTTGGATCTGCTGACACAAGGCGGGGTGCTCCCAGGCGAGCTTGCTGTTGTAGCGGGGTATGCAAGCTCCGGCAAAAGCTCTTTGGTCATGAACATCTGTTTAAATATGTCAATTGGAGAGGCTTCCCAAAAAACTCTATTTTTCCAGAAAAACATCCCTATTAACGCCATCATGGAGCGGTTACTGGCCAGTCAAGCCCGTGTTGACTCGGGGCGACTGGGATGCGGGTACATGATAGACACTGACTGGCCAAGGTTGCAGCGCAGTGCTACGGATCTTTACAAGTCGCCTATGCAGATTTATGGCCCTCATATGAAGATGTACCCACAGAGTATTACTGATGTGGTGGACGAAGTTTGCGAGTATTTGCGCGACAATGATCCTCCTGCATTGATTGCGGTAGATTCACTTCAGGATTTTTGCTCAAGCGAATCGTACAGCAATGAAACACGGCATCCAGCATACACACATGCAGCGCATCAGCTGAAAAAACTGGCGTTAACCTATAATGTCCCGGTGATTGTCACCTCGTGGACAAATAGTGCTGCAGACAAAAGGTACAACAAGCGCCCGTCCCTGCAAGATCTGGTTGGGGTGGCGGGCAATACTGCTGATATCGCCGACAAAATCATGTTCATACATCGAGAGTCACTGTTTTGCGAGCATTGCCAGGCAAAAGATGGCAGCTGTACGGCGTACCATGAGCGCGACGCCGAAATCATTGTTGCCAAAAACAGTTCCGGTCCTACCGGCTCAGTGATGCTCAATTTCATTGGTGAGCACTTCAGGTTTGAGAACCAACTGCATGAATAA
- a CDS encoding DUF6573 family protein, whose amino-acid sequence MKYLIYSQQETDSFGKKSFWSNEFGWTGRDEATVYDSDDVPPESMFMPIPDGVVVSVEQADSCGYMVVYGRRTAIADGVLLDLSTEYPEEAKLFACPVACTESVWNLVAGAGADRESLKGVVWDLLWMASLAAKKSPEAAVVVFDVILPVPVRVSRTLKMMVGPDDNLARCITIMLPHED is encoded by the coding sequence ATGAAGTATCTTATTTACAGTCAGCAGGAAACTGACTCATTTGGCAAGAAAAGCTTCTGGTCTAATGAATTTGGCTGGACGGGCAGGGATGAGGCGACGGTCTATGATTCGGACGACGTGCCACCTGAATCTATGTTTATGCCGATCCCCGACGGTGTCGTCGTTTCAGTGGAGCAGGCTGATTCGTGCGGTTATATGGTGGTGTATGGTCGCAGGACGGCAATTGCGGATGGTGTTTTGCTCGACCTCTCAACTGAATATCCTGAAGAGGCAAAACTGTTTGCTTGCCCGGTTGCGTGTACCGAGTCTGTTTGGAACCTAGTTGCTGGAGCTGGCGCCGACCGTGAGTCCCTAAAGGGTGTCGTCTGGGATCTGCTTTGGATGGCGTCTTTGGCGGCAAAAAAAAGCCCGGAGGCTGCGGTGGTTGTGTTTGATGTTATTCTGCCTGTGCCTGTACGAGTCTCCCGTACGCTGAAGATGATGGTTGGGCCGGATGACAACCTTGCTCGTTGTATAACCATCATGTTGCCACACGAGGACTAA
- a CDS encoding DnaB-like helicase C-terminal domain-containing protein yields the protein MKDQKNTEDDSKAASNIKSHIRDAFGLLQERYSSRLTPAEIEASRKAAGLPPRDPAQEPEKIVYPTHSSGFRDIDIMMGSGFEGGQLILVGGYTAAGKTALVSSIVMNTIAKGDALPILFFQKKHRPTDLAIRFISSHAKINLGRMFSGRFLDYDWPHLQRTAATLHRANINIYSGNHGGLIDISEIEDEIAHFKSENDMGLVVVDSLQDFCSHITSAEEKHLAHTSMCYRLKALAAKHDVPVLLTSSINSTIEKRNTYDKRPSIGDLVGVAGNAADIADAVLFIHRPAMFCPHCIARDGSCTAMHDRLAEIVIAKQNNGPTGIVELSFYGAHLGFETAEEE from the coding sequence ATGAAAGATCAAAAAAATACTGAAGACGATTCCAAAGCAGCAAGTAATATAAAATCCCATATAAGGGACGCTTTTGGGTTGCTGCAGGAACGGTATAGTTCCCGTCTAACTCCAGCTGAAATTGAAGCCAGTCGCAAAGCGGCAGGACTGCCCCCACGCGATCCCGCGCAGGAACCCGAAAAGATTGTGTACCCAACGCACTCAAGCGGCTTTCGTGATATAGACATAATGATGGGCAGCGGCTTTGAAGGTGGACAACTGATTCTTGTGGGTGGCTACACTGCTGCGGGCAAGACGGCACTGGTCTCTTCAATTGTTATGAATACAATCGCAAAAGGAGATGCATTACCGATTCTGTTCTTCCAAAAGAAGCATAGGCCAACGGATTTGGCAATAAGGTTTATATCCAGTCACGCCAAAATAAACCTGGGACGTATGTTTTCGGGACGCTTCTTGGACTACGATTGGCCACACCTGCAAAGAACCGCAGCCACACTCCACCGCGCAAATATAAACATCTATTCCGGCAACCACGGAGGGCTGATAGATATCTCCGAGATTGAGGACGAAATTGCACATTTCAAGTCGGAGAACGACATGGGTCTTGTTGTTGTAGATTCTTTGCAGGATTTTTGTTCACATATCACGTCAGCAGAAGAAAAACATTTGGCCCATACAAGCATGTGCTATCGCCTTAAAGCACTCGCAGCCAAGCATGACGTGCCCGTTTTGCTCACATCGTCAATCAACAGCACAATAGAAAAGCGTAATACTTATGATAAGCGCCCGTCTATTGGTGATCTTGTGGGCGTTGCAGGCAACGCTGCCGACATTGCTGATGCCGTCCTATTCATACACCGCCCTGCAATGTTCTGTCCTCACTGCATAGCAAGAGATGGCTCGTGTACCGCTATGCATGACCGATTGGCCGAGATTGTCATCGCCAAGCAGAATAATGGACCTACGGGTATTGTCGAGCTGTCTTTTTATGGCGCACATCTTGGTTTTGAGACAGCGGAGGAGGAATAG
- a CDS encoding BRCT domain-containing protein — protein MIAAQLKMDIEKFNRAYRNGEPLVSDEQYDDMLESLKSVESAEEYAQFVRSLTESGGEVNHAYVVGSLKKVKYGEGQLRPWLNKYCQGDLLVMAKIDGASFVASYVNGVFVKGASRGDGTTGRNWSEKLARVLPKKLARAVSMDIRGEVTLTGNDHLVLGMKNRRNGTVGIMNRDDAEICDVEMIKGYAYQIKGGEGSQLPVAEQVKELRNLGFLTPAWVTIRNENLGDDLEQKLADTMNRWKTVTEPYDIDGLVVCSTSYLLEDEYHPTGMVAFKINQDAVRATVTGIEWNVSKAGLVKPVILIDPVEIDGTTVSRITGNNADWLHEMGVDEGAIIAVVKSGMIIPKCVEVYSRATEVAWPGECPHCNTPLDKQGVDLVCNNDECGAASVKEVESFLVKMDVEGAKATTLENLGIRTFDDLLAWRADRNYKSQVNLEQELDKKIFHAPAGKIFAALLFDGFGRKLVNRLIEFYGNRMLATAAIQAVVDGVTPSGGFPEGFTSLNMSKAANSWFNNLEMTGRICSDFRYREPTEEIKVIGGKLEGKSFLFTGTLSMNRKTAEKMVVDNGGSVASSVSKNLSYLVAGEAAGSKLDKANKLGVTVLTEEEFKGMVA, from the coding sequence ATGATTGCTGCTCAATTGAAAATGGATATAGAGAAGTTTAATAGAGCTTACCGGAACGGCGAACCTTTGGTTTCGGACGAGCAGTATGACGATATGTTGGAGAGCCTGAAGAGTGTAGAAAGCGCTGAGGAGTATGCTCAATTTGTAAGGTCGCTGACTGAGTCTGGCGGTGAAGTGAACCATGCGTATGTGGTTGGAAGTCTTAAGAAGGTTAAGTATGGGGAGGGACAGCTGCGGCCTTGGCTTAATAAGTATTGCCAGGGTGATCTGCTCGTAATGGCAAAGATTGATGGTGCATCTTTTGTGGCTTCATATGTAAATGGTGTGTTTGTAAAAGGCGCAAGCAGGGGGGATGGTACAACCGGAAGAAACTGGAGTGAAAAGCTTGCGAGGGTTTTGCCGAAAAAACTTGCTCGCGCAGTTTCGATGGATATTCGTGGTGAGGTTACTCTGACGGGGAATGACCATCTTGTGCTTGGCATGAAAAACCGGCGCAACGGTACTGTCGGAATAATGAATAGGGATGACGCTGAAATTTGTGATGTGGAAATGATCAAGGGGTATGCCTATCAGATTAAGGGCGGCGAGGGATCTCAACTGCCGGTAGCTGAACAGGTAAAGGAGTTGAGGAACCTGGGATTCCTGACGCCCGCCTGGGTGACTATCAGGAACGAAAATCTGGGCGATGATCTGGAGCAAAAGCTTGCCGACACGATGAATCGTTGGAAAACAGTGACTGAGCCATACGACATTGATGGATTGGTGGTGTGTTCAACAAGTTACCTGCTCGAAGATGAATACCATCCAACAGGTATGGTTGCGTTTAAGATAAATCAGGATGCGGTACGTGCGACTGTTACTGGAATTGAATGGAATGTATCAAAGGCTGGGCTTGTAAAGCCTGTAATTTTAATTGATCCTGTTGAAATTGACGGTACAACAGTCTCAAGAATAACTGGGAATAATGCAGATTGGCTGCATGAGATGGGTGTTGACGAAGGTGCGATCATCGCTGTGGTTAAGAGCGGCATGATCATACCAAAGTGCGTTGAAGTCTATTCTCGTGCAACGGAGGTCGCATGGCCAGGTGAATGTCCACACTGCAATACACCGCTTGATAAGCAGGGTGTTGATCTTGTCTGTAACAATGATGAGTGTGGTGCTGCTTCTGTGAAAGAAGTCGAATCGTTTTTGGTGAAGATGGATGTTGAGGGGGCAAAAGCAACAACCCTTGAAAATTTGGGTATCCGTACATTTGACGATCTGTTGGCATGGCGCGCCGACAGGAACTATAAAAGTCAGGTCAACCTTGAGCAGGAACTCGATAAAAAGATCTTCCATGCACCGGCTGGCAAAATCTTCGCTGCGCTGCTGTTTGATGGTTTTGGCCGCAAGCTGGTTAACCGTCTGATTGAGTTCTATGGCAACAGGATGTTGGCGACTGCTGCGATACAGGCGGTAGTTGATGGCGTCACGCCGTCTGGCGGGTTCCCCGAAGGGTTCACCTCGCTCAATATGTCGAAAGCGGCGAATTCATGGTTTAATAATCTGGAGATGACCGGGCGGATCTGCTCGGATTTTCGCTACAGGGAGCCAACAGAGGAGATAAAAGTAATTGGCGGCAAGCTGGAAGGTAAAAGCTTCTTGTTTACTGGTACGCTCTCTATGAATCGTAAGACAGCTGAAAAGATGGTTGTGGACAATGGTGGGTCAGTCGCCAGTAGTGTGAGCAAAAATCTGTCATATCTCGTTGCAGGGGAGGCTGCCGGGTCTAAGCTGGACAAGGCCAACAAACTCGGCGTAACAGTGTTGACCGAAGAAGAGTTCAAGGGGATGGTGGCGTAA
- a CDS encoding helix-turn-helix domain-containing protein → MKNKTYKSKALAALHETTSDLHAIGLVDSKTMREFDESCLTPIESLAPAEIIETRTQSGVSQAVFAHYLNVSVDTISKWEQGKKHPSGPALKLLNLVKQKGLAAVA, encoded by the coding sequence ATGAAAAATAAAACCTACAAAAGTAAAGCACTGGCCGCCTTGCACGAGACCACGAGTGATTTACACGCCATTGGCCTGGTAGACTCAAAAACCATGCGGGAGTTTGACGAATCTTGTCTTACTCCTATCGAAAGCCTCGCCCCTGCGGAGATCATAGAAACAAGGACACAGTCAGGAGTAAGCCAAGCTGTTTTTGCCCATTACCTGAATGTGTCCGTAGATACCATCAGCAAATGGGAGCAAGGCAAAAAGCATCCAAGCGGCCCAGCTCTAAAACTGCTCAACCTGGTGAAGCAGAAAGGCCTTGCGGCTGTAGCATGA
- a CDS encoding ParA family protein: MKQRIIVYANQKGGVGKTTTVANLSAALALTGRRVLLVDMDPQGNASTHLNVKPAENQKSTYDLLLKECPLKDVVVTAKENLDVVPAGVMLANAEAELVVAKGSDSRLKRGLANATNYHYILIDCPPSLGQLTVNAMTAANEVMVVVEAEGFAYEGTAYLLKVVEETRKYCNPLVKITGLICTKFVSTLKLSKDIHERLTQNFGEVMFKTNIRKNVKLAEAAAAKKDIFEYDENCTGAQDYAALCKEIIEQEGNQ; this comes from the coding sequence ATGAAACAACGAATTATTGTTTACGCCAACCAGAAGGGGGGCGTAGGTAAAACCACAACAGTGGCTAACTTGTCCGCAGCTCTTGCCTTGACCGGCAGGCGCGTATTGCTGGTTGACATGGATCCGCAAGGGAACGCGTCAACTCACCTGAATGTAAAGCCTGCAGAGAACCAAAAATCCACATACGACCTGCTGCTCAAGGAATGCCCGCTCAAGGATGTCGTTGTAACGGCAAAAGAGAATCTTGATGTAGTACCCGCTGGAGTAATGCTCGCAAACGCGGAAGCTGAACTTGTAGTGGCTAAGGGAAGCGACTCTCGTCTGAAGCGTGGACTCGCAAACGCTACTAACTATCATTATATTTTGATAGACTGCCCTCCAAGCTTAGGTCAGCTCACTGTAAACGCAATGACAGCAGCAAATGAAGTCATGGTTGTCGTCGAAGCTGAAGGGTTCGCTTACGAAGGGACGGCTTATCTTCTCAAAGTGGTAGAGGAAACAAGGAAATATTGTAATCCACTTGTGAAAATAACCGGCCTGATTTGCACCAAGTTCGTTAGCACTCTCAAGCTCAGTAAAGACATCCATGAACGCCTCACTCAAAACTTTGGGGAGGTAATGTTTAAAACTAATATCCGCAAAAATGTGAAACTTGCTGAAGCTGCTGCGGCCAAAAAGGACATTTTTGAGTACGATGAAAATTGCACTGGCGCACAGGACTACGCAGCACTATGCAAAGAAATTATTGAACAGGAGGGGAATCAGTGA
- a CDS encoding IS1595 family transposase, with protein MRKSRLSQEKQDRLIEYFVSGATARTTAALVDVHRNSAALYFHRLRQLICQAIDDDSPFAGEIEVDESYFGGARKGKRGRGAAGKVPVFGILKRGGRVYTKIIPDVRSATLMRILEEKIVPDSIVYTDSLCSYNVLDVSGFHHVRINHNEKFAEERNHINGIENFWSQAKRHLRRFNGIPKEHFNLFLKECEWRFNNPDPKLQVLLLKELVKGCLN; from the coding sequence ATGCGTAAAAGTCGACTCAGCCAAGAAAAGCAAGACCGACTCATTGAGTATTTTGTTTCTGGTGCAACAGCCAGAACCACCGCTGCACTGGTGGACGTTCATCGCAATTCAGCAGCACTTTACTTCCATCGCCTGCGCCAACTGATCTGCCAGGCTATTGATGATGACTCTCCATTTGCCGGAGAGATTGAAGTTGATGAATCCTATTTCGGTGGTGCTCGTAAAGGCAAACGAGGCCGAGGTGCTGCTGGTAAAGTCCCCGTCTTTGGCATCTTAAAGCGCGGTGGCAGGGTCTATACCAAGATTATCCCTGATGTACGCTCAGCAACTTTGATGCGCATCCTAGAAGAAAAGATCGTACCAGACAGCATCGTCTATACTGATTCGCTCTGTAGCTACAATGTGCTTGATGTCAGCGGGTTTCATCATGTGCGCATCAATCACAACGAGAAGTTTGCCGAAGAGCGCAATCACATAAACGGTATTGAAAATTTCTGGAGCCAGGCAAAACGTCACTTGCGAAGGTTCAACGGCATTCCAAAAGAGCACTTCAACCTGTTTCTAAAAGAATGCGAGTGGCGATTTAACAACCCAGACCCTAAGCTGCAGGTATTGTTACTAAAAGAACTTGTTAAAGGGTGTCTCAACTAA
- a CDS encoding LysR family transcriptional regulator, translating into MDVRQLKFFLGVAECESFTRAAEKLHIAQPALSIAIKKLEEELDVLLFNRRDRKISLTAEGEALLLHAQSILQGVNNAKQEIADLRGLLKGEVRVGLTPMLSSFFFPKIIASFKHSHSGLRISISGDSAWNIQRKIESGELDVGVIAGEVPEGLDSHHLLREEIVACVYPGHPFAGRKKVALRELLKEPLIHYKEGYHLRELIDELHAGEGITPVVVAESNLFTLIRSLVKERLGLAFFLKMVVARDAEVVAISSDPQLFMDLHIAWKKNSYLSRANRAFVDFLIRELDEYYMITQAAGSFPLP; encoded by the coding sequence ATGGATGTGCGACAGCTGAAATTCTTTCTGGGTGTGGCGGAGTGCGAGAGTTTTACCAGGGCAGCAGAGAAACTGCATATAGCCCAACCGGCCCTCAGTATAGCCATCAAAAAACTGGAGGAAGAGTTGGATGTGCTTTTGTTTAATCGGCGGGACAGGAAAATATCTCTAACTGCCGAAGGTGAAGCGCTGTTACTTCATGCACAAAGTATTCTGCAGGGGGTCAACAACGCAAAACAGGAGATTGCCGATTTGCGGGGTCTGCTCAAGGGGGAGGTGCGCGTCGGTCTCACCCCGATGTTAAGCAGTTTTTTCTTTCCGAAGATAATCGCATCATTCAAACATAGTCATTCTGGCCTCAGGATTTCCATTTCCGGTGACAGCGCCTGGAACATCCAGCGAAAAATCGAATCTGGTGAATTGGATGTCGGAGTTATCGCCGGAGAAGTGCCAGAGGGTTTAGACTCTCACCACCTTTTACGAGAAGAAATCGTTGCGTGCGTCTACCCCGGACACCCCTTTGCCGGACGTAAAAAGGTTGCGCTACGCGAACTGCTCAAAGAACCTCTGATTCACTACAAGGAAGGGTATCATCTGCGCGAGTTGATTGATGAACTACATGCCGGGGAAGGGATCACACCTGTGGTGGTGGCAGAATCTAACTTGTTCACCTTGATCCGAAGTCTGGTCAAGGAGAGGTTGGGGCTGGCTTTTTTCCTCAAGATGGTAGTAGCACGGGATGCCGAAGTAGTCGCCATCTCATCTGATCCGCAACTTTTTATGGATCTCCACATCGCGTGGAAGAAAAATTCGTATCTTTCGAGGGCAAACCGCGCCTTTGTAGATTTTCTTATCCGGGAACTGGATGAGTATTACATGATCACGCAGGCAGCGGGGTCATTTCCTTTGCCTTAG